GGCGGCCATTGAGACGATACCTGCCAGGCGTCTTTCTGGGGTAAGCCCATAACGTAATAGTGGATCGGCGGTTCTCTCATGATGCCATTGTCGATCCCTTTCAACCAGTAATCGAACCAGCGGTGCGCCTCGGCTCCATAATCCAGATCGGATCCATTTTTCTCCACGGCACTGTGATCGGTGGGTCTCACGATCAGTCGCTTGGGTACGGTGAGATTCTCGTACCAGAAGAACATCTCGCTCCCGAAGATGTCATACCAGCCGGTGGTCATACAGACTGCGACGCCGGAGCGGTTAATTCGCTCTATGAACGGGTAGAGGGCAGCGCGGTCCTGATAAATACTTCGCCCCGTTGATTCAACACTGTCTCTGAACGCTGCGTTTTTCATTCTTTCCACTGTTTGCGGTAGAGAAAAGGCGCGCTCCTTTTGCGCCAGGGCCATGAGAGAGCCGTCCCTATCGCTATCTACGGGCGTCACAGTACCGGATTGAAGGAATGTGGTCGACCACTTGAAGAAGTCTGCGAAGGCTTTGTTGTAAACGCCACCGGGAAAGCTCACCGAATCGTATGTATCCAAGGGAGCCGAGGCGGGGAAGATTGCCTTGAGGTGAGGATTGCCCGTAGCAGCAGCGGCCATCTGCACCATGGCCTGGAACGAATCGCCGTACATGC
The genomic region above belongs to Syntrophorhabdaceae bacterium and contains:
- a CDS encoding CocE/NonD family hydrolase, with protein sequence MNRLMSIAVICIVIGFILAIVFSVIYKNRGGQEKVSEFGRYHGYSESTYDGAKRVSDYLTLSNGTRLAYDLILPTRKGITASTALPCLFKYTPYLRTFTIFDKNGKNMIADLVRLGWKERALLRLRYWLSKDGRYMDPVFRTPWLKNMIRHGYAVIVVERPGTGASFGKWDPSHETGGKEASEIIDWIASQPWSNGNVGMYGDSFQAMVQMAAAATGNPHLKAIFPASAPLDTYDSVSFPGGVYNKAFADFFKWSTTFLQSGTVTPVDSDRDGSLMALAQKERAFSLPQTVERMKNAAFRDSVESTGRSIYQDRAALYPFIERINRSGVAVCMTTGWYDIFGSEMFFWYENLTVPKRLIVRPTDHSAVEKNGSDLDYGAEAHRWFDYWLKGIDNGIMREPPIHYYVMGLPQKDAWQVSSQWPP